One genomic window of Phycisphaerales bacterium includes the following:
- a CDS encoding twin-arginine translocase subunit TatC, which translates to MPPPPAPRHRRPHDDVLAMPLGDHIEDLRRRLIIALLGLAPILLLSLIFGRQIIDLMLIPLRGALTARGLPPVVQVTGPMETFGAYLRVSIAVAVLVGLPWLIYQGWKFAAPGLYAAERRFVYVLAPMSVALTLLSIAFLYFVMMPIVLTFFIGFGQTLGGRNPGTAEPPPGMVFPEIPSLPGDPPDPQPGQVWVNTRLQELRIAVPRLPLIEVADPEEIVSGDVRPPEVRILGSPLGLTAGLTQQFRVSEYIKLMFQLTLALAIAFQTPVVVLLLCWTGLIDPKAMGKHRKYAILIAAVLGAVLTPADPLSMIALAVPLYALYELGLLIARVLPAERLAGSAGEGDVDDENP; encoded by the coding sequence GTGCCACCGCCGCCCGCCCCACGCCACCGACGGCCGCACGACGACGTGCTGGCCATGCCGCTGGGCGACCACATCGAGGACCTGCGCCGGCGGCTGATCATCGCGCTCTTGGGGCTTGCGCCCATCCTGCTGCTGTCGCTGATCTTCGGCCGGCAGATCATCGACTTGATGCTGATCCCCCTTCGGGGCGCGCTGACGGCCCGCGGCCTGCCGCCGGTGGTGCAGGTGACCGGTCCGATGGAGACGTTCGGCGCGTATCTGCGGGTGTCGATCGCGGTCGCGGTCCTGGTCGGGCTGCCCTGGCTGATCTACCAGGGCTGGAAGTTCGCGGCCCCCGGGCTGTACGCGGCCGAGCGCCGGTTCGTGTACGTGCTGGCGCCGATGAGCGTGGCGCTGACGCTGCTCTCGATCGCGTTCCTGTACTTCGTGATGATGCCCATCGTGCTGACATTCTTCATCGGGTTTGGTCAGACGCTGGGCGGACGCAACCCGGGGACGGCCGAGCCGCCGCCGGGCATGGTGTTCCCCGAGATTCCGTCGCTGCCGGGCGATCCGCCGGATCCGCAGCCGGGGCAGGTATGGGTCAACACGCGGCTGCAGGAGCTTCGCATCGCGGTTCCGCGCTTGCCTCTGATCGAGGTGGCCGACCCCGAAGAGATCGTCTCAGGTGATGTCCGGCCGCCGGAGGTTCGGATCCTCGGCTCGCCCCTTGGGCTGACGGCGGGGCTGACCCAGCAGTTCCGGGTATCGGAGTACATCAAGCTGATGTTCCAGCTCACGCTGGCGCTGGCGATCGCGTTCCAGACGCCCGTGGTAGTGCTGCTCTTGTGCTGGACGGGGCTGATCGATCCCAAGGCGATGGGCAAGCACCGCAAGTACGCGATCCTGATCGCGGCCGTGCTCGGCGCGGTGCTCACGCCGGCCGACCCACTGTCGATGATCGCGCTGGCAGTACCGCTGTATGCGCTGTACGAGCTCGGCCTACTGATCGCACGCGTGCTGCCGGCCGAGCGGCTCGCGGGTTCCGCCGGCGAGGGCGACGTCGACGACGAGAACCCCTAG
- a CDS encoding nucleoside deaminase, translating to MLGRLFKKRREEGPPQPLAAGHATETDRRMMARAIELAEEAARAGEAPIGAVAYETASGRVVAEARNTREGDADPCGHAELLAVRAAAAALGDWRLNECTVVVTLEPCCMCAGALVNARVGRVVFGAFDPKAGAAGSLMNLLADQRLNHRPEVIGGVEAEACGALLREFFRGLRVRKRP from the coding sequence ATGCTCGGGCGACTCTTCAAGAAGCGCCGCGAAGAGGGACCGCCGCAGCCGCTGGCGGCGGGGCATGCGACAGAGACGGATCGCCGCATGATGGCGCGGGCGATCGAGCTTGCCGAAGAAGCGGCACGAGCCGGGGAAGCGCCCATCGGTGCGGTGGCGTACGAGACGGCGAGCGGCCGGGTGGTCGCCGAGGCGCGGAACACCCGGGAGGGGGACGCCGATCCGTGCGGCCACGCGGAGCTGCTCGCGGTGCGAGCGGCCGCGGCGGCGCTGGGCGATTGGCGGCTGAACGAGTGCACCGTGGTCGTCACGCTCGAGCCGTGCTGCATGTGCGCTGGGGCGCTCGTGAATGCGCGCGTGGGGCGCGTCGTCTTCGGCGCGTTCGATCCCAAGGCCGGCGCGGCGGGCAGCCTCATGAACTTGCTTGCGGATCAACGGCTGAACCACCGGCCCGAGGTGATCGGCGGCGTCGAGGCCGAGGCGTGCGGGGCGTTGCTGCGCGAATTCTTCAGGGGCCTTCGCGTACGGAAGCGCCCTTAA
- a CDS encoding GC-type dockerin domain-anchored protein translates to MLTHARTIVSATTILVLAGASIGYGQTITSVDRVNAEGETGYTGGVHFPSLPKVDSFTLTCPSDTFSKEIMSEATVKWNASVGTSAGVEWGPVKASVEAQMGVEIGQKKTITRTYNYGPIPWYSRRYCIFTSYGMFRIRGTDRRGRAFEVNIFIPEGTFTKTTRVAPDCPCPEVSRAADDARRYADLFPPASPVHRLVSQGADAIELAGLGGYDALASGLSPAVALFGEALSHGADESVLNGVMVTASMALEAGIDLELAYLEGSDPSTGGAYTDPDVVVPTDAAAAARDALDAGRAIAHGSGPFDRWDEALRWYETGVRSVFAAGDELAVQMEVSDCAGEGSIPASCCVADLDLDGRLTICDYLVFQNLFAAGDLTADLDGDGELSAFDFFAFQNAFDAGCP, encoded by the coding sequence ATGCTGACCCATGCACGCACGATCGTTTCCGCGACGACCATCCTCGTTCTGGCGGGTGCGTCGATCGGGTATGGCCAGACCATCACCTCCGTCGATCGCGTGAACGCGGAGGGCGAAACGGGCTATACCGGTGGCGTCCACTTCCCGAGCCTGCCGAAGGTCGACTCGTTCACGCTGACGTGCCCGAGCGACACGTTTTCCAAGGAGATCATGTCCGAGGCGACGGTGAAGTGGAACGCGTCCGTCGGTACCTCGGCCGGCGTCGAGTGGGGCCCGGTGAAGGCCTCCGTCGAAGCCCAGATGGGCGTGGAGATCGGCCAGAAGAAGACGATCACGCGCACGTACAACTACGGGCCCATTCCCTGGTACAGCCGCCGGTACTGCATCTTTACTTCCTATGGGATGTTCAGGATCAGGGGCACCGACCGCCGGGGTCGCGCCTTCGAGGTCAACATCTTTATCCCCGAGGGCACGTTCACCAAGACCACGCGCGTGGCGCCCGACTGCCCGTGCCCGGAGGTGTCGAGAGCGGCCGACGACGCTCGCCGGTACGCCGACCTCTTCCCGCCGGCCAGCCCGGTGCATCGCCTGGTCTCCCAGGGCGCCGACGCCATCGAGCTGGCGGGCCTGGGCGGCTACGACGCGCTCGCCAGCGGGCTCTCGCCGGCCGTCGCGCTCTTCGGCGAGGCCCTGTCGCACGGGGCCGACGAGTCGGTGCTCAACGGCGTCATGGTGACGGCATCGATGGCGCTCGAGGCGGGCATCGATCTCGAGCTTGCCTACCTGGAGGGCAGCGACCCGTCGACCGGCGGCGCGTACACCGATCCGGACGTCGTCGTCCCGACCGATGCGGCCGCGGCGGCACGCGACGCGCTCGACGCGGGCCGGGCCATCGCGCACGGCAGCGGTCCGTTCGATCGGTGGGACGAGGCGCTGCGCTGGTACGAGACCGGCGTGCGGTCGGTCTTTGCCGCCGGCGACGAGCTGGCCGTCCAGATGGAGGTCTCGGACTGCGCAGGCGAGGGATCGATCCCGGCCTCGTGCTGCGTGGCCGACCTCGACCTCGATGGCCGGCTGACCATCTGCGACTACCTGGTGTTCCAGAACCTGTTCGCCGCCGGCGACCTCACGGCGGACCTCGACGGCGACGGCGAGCTGAGCGCGTTCGACTTCTTCGCGTTCCAGAACGCGTTCGATGCGGGCTGCCCGTAG
- a CDS encoding NAD(P)H-dependent oxidoreductase subunit E, with protein MAWIPKPSATTQIERRDEPYLTQAMRDELRERYLPRFETTLAALLPALHMIQHEYHWVPPQAMEEIAEFLELSPADVMDTASFYEEYALAPRGRHVIGVCRSIACEFCGQPEVSEAIKEALDIDVGETTKDDKMCLVELECIGSCGTAPVALYDEELHEQLTPERAAQLAKQLQSSDDAPRATGREGLSPEAVSIPD; from the coding sequence ATGGCGTGGATCCCCAAGCCCTCGGCAACGACCCAGATCGAGCGGCGCGACGAGCCCTACCTGACCCAGGCCATGCGCGACGAGCTTCGCGAGCGCTATTTGCCGCGATTCGAGACCACGCTGGCCGCGCTGCTGCCCGCCCTGCACATGATCCAGCACGAATACCACTGGGTGCCGCCGCAGGCGATGGAAGAGATCGCCGAGTTCCTCGAGCTCTCGCCGGCGGACGTCATGGACACGGCCAGCTTCTACGAGGAGTACGCCCTGGCGCCGCGGGGCCGGCACGTCATCGGCGTGTGCCGCTCGATCGCGTGTGAGTTCTGCGGGCAGCCCGAGGTGAGCGAGGCGATCAAGGAAGCGCTCGACATCGACGTGGGCGAAACGACCAAGGACGACAAGATGTGCCTGGTCGAGCTGGAGTGCATCGGTTCGTGCGGCACCGCGCCGGTGGCGCTCTACGACGAGGAGCTGCACGAGCAGCTCACGCCCGAGCGAGCGGCCCAGCTTGCAAAGCAACTCCAGTCGTCCGACGACGCCCCCAGGGCCACGGGGCGCGAAGGCCTGAGCCCAGAAGCCGTCAGCATTCCGGACTGA
- a CDS encoding DUF3754 domain-containing protein, giving the protein MADVHASPARSVSLSPAELGDRFIPIRIEAIVDAIDADPERFGELAGWAQKICKATERVIAQEVGELHRHLDRLYAAANPDLDALAEPNPQAHFGDPRLHAALDYLFDRAHFTPLTDVGIEAAIRAGSTYGLRVRIKPERVRSLALHVRGRGTLVLVRRNKKQPWKRIEREVEIYTRLAVVAQLTGEECLRLKLFRDIPVADVEALLPHAEATMTVLDRALVVGLGAGSLGSLAKVAVVGAASTSALAIPAAIGFGGMAVRSFFGYKRKKKQRTSHRTEHLYQKNLANNAAVLHTLCRMIAHEEAKAAIIAYAVLAARHDKDEADRWPIEQLGARASKYLQERFKVACEFDATTALATLERLGLMRDAALADPDAGLETVDKHWTTRDTTGFHLEAIDDWADARAKPS; this is encoded by the coding sequence ATGGCCGACGTGCATGCCAGCCCAGCCAGGTCCGTCTCGCTCTCGCCGGCCGAGCTGGGCGACCGATTCATCCCGATCCGCATCGAGGCCATCGTCGACGCCATCGATGCCGATCCGGAGCGCTTCGGCGAGCTTGCCGGCTGGGCCCAGAAGATCTGCAAGGCCACCGAACGCGTCATCGCTCAGGAAGTGGGGGAGCTGCACCGCCACCTCGACCGGCTCTACGCCGCGGCCAATCCCGACCTCGACGCGCTGGCCGAGCCCAACCCGCAGGCCCACTTCGGCGACCCGCGCCTGCATGCGGCGCTCGACTACCTCTTCGACCGCGCCCACTTCACCCCGCTCACGGACGTGGGCATCGAGGCCGCCATCCGCGCCGGCAGCACCTACGGCCTGCGCGTGCGCATCAAGCCCGAGCGCGTCCGCTCGCTCGCGCTACACGTGCGCGGCCGCGGCACGCTCGTGCTGGTCCGCCGCAACAAGAAGCAGCCCTGGAAGCGGATCGAACGCGAGGTCGAGATCTACACGCGGCTAGCCGTCGTTGCCCAGCTCACGGGCGAGGAGTGCCTACGGCTCAAGCTCTTCCGAGACATCCCCGTCGCCGACGTCGAGGCCCTGCTGCCGCACGCCGAGGCAACCATGACGGTGCTCGACCGCGCGCTCGTCGTGGGTCTGGGCGCTGGCTCGCTTGGCTCGCTCGCCAAGGTCGCGGTGGTGGGGGCGGCGAGCACCAGCGCCTTGGCCATCCCAGCCGCCATCGGCTTCGGCGGCATGGCCGTCCGCAGCTTCTTCGGCTACAAGCGCAAGAAGAAGCAGCGCACGAGCCACCGCACGGAACACCTCTACCAGAAGAATCTTGCCAACAACGCCGCCGTGCTGCACACGCTCTGCCGCATGATTGCCCACGAGGAGGCCAAGGCCGCCATCATCGCCTACGCCGTCCTCGCCGCCCGCCATGACAAGGACGAAGCCGATCGCTGGCCCATCGAGCAACTCGGCGCCCGAGCCTCCAAGTACCTCCAAGAGCGCTTCAAGGTCGCCTGCGAGTTCGACGCCACGACGGCGCTGGCCACCCTCGAACGGCTCGGACTCATGCGCGACGCCGCCCTTGCAGACCCGGACGCCGGTCTGGAGACCGTCGACAAGCACTGGACCACCCGCGACACCACCGGGTTCCACCTCGAAGCCATCGACGACTGGGCCGATGCACGCGCGAAGCCGTCCTAG
- a CDS encoding lamin tail domain-containing protein produces MGVCSSVVVLLSALAGQVGEPRPPAAPTEPSSQERPAEQPLVPFPHPLITEVLFAVPTSGGDANGDGKRNATGDEFVELTNPHDEPINLAGYRLVDRHRGQDGRFAFTFPDLMLEPGQTAVVFNGLGASWTGPVGDTHRAPPGPNPLFEGAFVFTAGVQSRFLALANTADFVLLENALRVPVHVVVWGDPDEAPPTEAYQTDTITSIPRGSVQRTEATGAMAAHDRIDGKTCSPGVAFPKRPSPQAEPVETP; encoded by the coding sequence ATGGGGGTGTGCTCGTCTGTCGTGGTGCTGCTTTCGGCGCTCGCCGGCCAGGTCGGTGAGCCTCGGCCGCCCGCCGCGCCGACCGAGCCCAGTTCACAGGAACGGCCCGCCGAGCAGCCGCTCGTGCCGTTCCCGCACCCGTTAATCACCGAGGTGCTGTTTGCCGTGCCGACCAGCGGCGGTGACGCGAACGGCGACGGGAAGCGGAACGCGACTGGCGACGAATTCGTCGAGCTGACCAATCCGCACGACGAACCCATCAACCTGGCGGGCTACCGACTCGTCGATCGGCACCGCGGGCAGGACGGCCGATTCGCGTTTACCTTCCCCGACCTGATGCTCGAGCCCGGGCAGACCGCGGTGGTGTTCAACGGACTAGGGGCAAGCTGGACCGGACCGGTCGGCGACACGCACCGCGCACCGCCCGGCCCGAATCCGCTGTTCGAGGGCGCGTTCGTCTTCACAGCAGGCGTGCAGTCCCGGTTCTTGGCATTGGCGAACACCGCCGACTTCGTGCTGCTGGAGAATGCGTTGCGCGTACCAGTGCACGTGGTGGTCTGGGGCGATCCCGATGAGGCTCCGCCCACCGAGGCCTACCAGACCGACACGATCACGAGCATCCCACGCGGGAGCGTGCAGCGGACCGAGGCGACCGGCGCGATGGCGGCCCACGACCGCATCGACGGGAAGACGTGCAGCCCGGGCGTGGCCTTCCCCAAGCGCCCGTCGCCGCAAGCCGAACCGGTCGAGACGCCCTGA
- a CDS encoding cytochrome c: MARTISLVVLMAFTLALALGLPACGENSTPAASIGSAQSVVSLAEGRSLYQTHCMMCHQPQGEGVVGQQPALARNPAVVGDVAYLVEVTVLGQGDHEGALAATGKYRQQMLGFEYLSDAEIAAILTYVRQSWGNSASAVSEDEVWEVRQGL; this comes from the coding sequence ATGGCACGCACGATCTCGCTGGTAGTTTTGATGGCCTTCACACTCGCACTGGCGCTCGGGCTGCCCGCATGCGGGGAGAACTCGACGCCCGCCGCGTCGATCGGCTCGGCCCAGTCGGTCGTGTCGCTCGCCGAGGGTCGTTCGCTCTACCAAACGCACTGCATGATGTGCCACCAGCCGCAGGGCGAGGGCGTCGTCGGCCAACAGCCGGCGCTGGCACGCAACCCGGCCGTGGTCGGCGACGTTGCGTATCTCGTTGAGGTCACGGTGCTGGGCCAGGGCGACCACGAGGGCGCGCTGGCGGCGACGGGCAAGTACCGCCAGCAGATGCTGGGCTTCGAGTACCTGAGCGACGCCGAGATCGCGGCGATCCTGACCTACGTCCGCCAGTCGTGGGGTAACTCGGCGAGCGCGGTGAGCGAGGACGAGGTCTGGGAAGTCCGACAAGGGCTCTAG
- a CDS encoding GC-type dockerin domain-anchored protein: MPTHARTIVGATTLLGFAGASVGYGQDITSIERVGISGQPYSGQVWTTDLPKVDAFTLLCPSDTFSKQIMSEATVRWSATLGTSAGVEWGPVKAAVETSMGVEIGVKKSITRTYNYGPIPWFSRRYCIMVAYGKFRIKGTDRSGKAFDVNVYVPEGTKTVFDRVAPDCPCDEVADASDDARRYADTFPPSSPAHALVMTGASAIETAGLGGYDTLAGGLAAAVGPFTEARLHGADEFVLDDIMRRASTALDVGVERELAFHTGSDPSTGGSYTDPDVVVFTDSMVAAQDHLDQARALALVPGPLERWVDALLEYELAVQSVFAVDDEIVLLMEDDACTSEGSIPGSCCLADLDLDGRLTIFDFLVFQNLFATGDLTADFDGDGSLTLFDFLAFQNAFDAGCL, translated from the coding sequence ATGCCGACCCATGCACGCACGATCGTCGGAGCGACCACACTCCTCGGCTTCGCGGGGGCATCAGTCGGGTATGGCCAAGACATCACCTCCATCGAGCGCGTCGGGATCTCGGGCCAGCCGTATAGCGGCCAAGTCTGGACCACGGACCTTCCGAAGGTCGACGCGTTTACGCTGCTCTGCCCGAGCGACACGTTCTCCAAGCAGATCATGTCCGAGGCCACGGTGCGCTGGAGCGCAACGCTCGGGACGTCGGCCGGCGTCGAATGGGGCCCGGTCAAGGCGGCGGTCGAGACGTCCATGGGCGTCGAGATCGGCGTCAAGAAGTCGATCACCCGGACGTACAACTACGGACCGATCCCGTGGTTCAGCCGGCGGTACTGCATCATGGTTGCTTACGGCAAGTTCCGCATCAAGGGCACCGATCGCAGCGGCAAGGCCTTCGACGTCAACGTCTACGTGCCTGAGGGCACGAAGACCGTCTTCGACCGCGTCGCGCCCGACTGCCCGTGCGACGAGGTCGCCGACGCGAGCGATGACGCCCGGCGCTACGCCGACACGTTTCCGCCCAGCAGCCCGGCCCACGCGCTCGTCATGACCGGGGCGTCGGCCATCGAAACGGCCGGACTCGGCGGCTACGACACGCTCGCCGGCGGGCTGGCCGCCGCGGTCGGCCCGTTCACCGAGGCACGGCTGCATGGCGCCGACGAATTCGTCCTCGACGACATCATGCGCAGGGCGTCGACGGCCCTGGATGTGGGCGTCGAGCGCGAGCTCGCGTTCCACACCGGCAGCGATCCGTCCACGGGCGGCTCGTACACCGACCCGGACGTGGTCGTCTTCACCGATTCGATGGTCGCCGCCCAGGACCACCTCGACCAGGCCCGCGCTCTGGCCCTGGTGCCCGGGCCGCTGGAGCGCTGGGTCGATGCGCTGCTCGAGTACGAGCTTGCCGTGCAGTCGGTCTTCGCCGTTGATGACGAGATCGTCCTGCTGATGGAAGACGATGCGTGCACGAGCGAGGGCTCGATCCCCGGCTCGTGCTGCCTCGCGGACCTCGACCTCGACGGCCGACTGACCATCTTCGACTTCCTGGTGTTCCAGAACCTGTTCGCCACGGGCGACCTCACCGCCGACTTCGACGGCGATGGATCGCTGACGCTGTTCGACTTCCTGGCGTTCCAGAACGCGTTCGACGCCGGCTGCCTGTGA
- a CDS encoding GC-type dockerin domain-anchored protein codes for MSTLIRSFVVATAALGSSMAAAQENVFVLSSGNALTDDSVIVALEAIGHTATLGPEYFEFDGSDIDQYTVIYLQPNHNWASGDMPGSGQASLIDFVCKGGGLLTTEWTSYNVYVRGTFQALGLIVPSDYTTWNTMSEATFTLDTPDPVINAGLPDQFTFPLTSLAGTESHIAPREGATSFYTTSSFAGGSGVVGWDWGLGRVASFSTVNGTLQVGDENFRRLIGNLAIWAGDASPGGGLPCPADCDGDGTTTIFDFLCFQNRFAMGDTEADCDCSGELNLFDFLCFQNLFALGCDE; via the coding sequence ATGAGCACGTTGATTCGCTCGTTCGTGGTCGCGACGGCGGCCCTTGGTTCTTCGATGGCGGCCGCGCAGGAGAACGTGTTCGTCCTGTCCAGCGGGAACGCGTTGACCGATGACTCGGTGATCGTGGCGCTCGAGGCGATCGGCCATACGGCGACGCTCGGGCCGGAGTACTTCGAGTTCGATGGCAGCGATATCGACCAGTACACCGTGATCTACCTGCAGCCCAACCACAACTGGGCGTCGGGCGACATGCCCGGCTCGGGCCAGGCCAGCCTCATCGACTTCGTGTGCAAGGGCGGCGGCCTGCTGACCACCGAGTGGACCAGCTACAACGTCTACGTGCGTGGCACCTTCCAGGCGCTCGGGCTCATCGTGCCCAGCGACTACACGACGTGGAACACGATGAGCGAGGCGACGTTCACGCTCGACACGCCGGACCCGGTCATCAACGCCGGCCTGCCCGACCAGTTCACGTTCCCGCTGACGAGCCTCGCGGGCACCGAATCGCACATCGCGCCGCGCGAGGGCGCCACGAGCTTCTACACCACCTCGTCGTTTGCCGGCGGATCGGGCGTCGTTGGCTGGGACTGGGGCCTGGGACGCGTAGCGAGCTTCTCCACGGTCAACGGAACGCTGCAGGTGGGCGACGAGAACTTCCGCCGCCTGATCGGCAACCTGGCGATCTGGGCGGGCGACGCAAGCCCGGGTGGCGGACTGCCGTGCCCGGCCGACTGCGACGGCGATGGCACGACCACCATCTTCGACTTCCTGTGCTTCCAGAATCGCTTCGCGATGGGCGACACCGAGGCCGACTGTGATTGCTCGGGTGAGCTGAACCTGTTCGACTTCCTGTGCTTCCAGAACCTCTTCGCCCTGGGCTGCGACGAGTAG
- a CDS encoding low molecular weight protein-tyrosine-phosphatase, with translation MSEPVPAILFVCLGNICRSPLAEGIFLDLAKKRGIEGLVVDSCGTGNWHQGERADRRALAVAESRGVNLPSRARQVRPAEDFTAFTHIVAMDASNVQDLLELGAPERRLRLMRSYDPAHREGQAPDVPDPYYGGDDGFDRVFDMLLAACEGLLDEIAEFKGASVREGP, from the coding sequence ATGAGCGAACCCGTCCCCGCCATCCTGTTCGTGTGCCTCGGGAACATCTGCCGAAGCCCGCTGGCCGAGGGCATCTTCCTCGACCTCGCCAAGAAGCGCGGCATCGAAGGCCTCGTGGTCGACTCCTGCGGCACCGGCAACTGGCATCAAGGGGAACGTGCCGACCGTCGTGCGCTCGCCGTCGCGGAGAGCCGCGGCGTCAACCTGCCCAGCCGCGCGCGTCAGGTCCGCCCGGCCGAGGACTTCACCGCCTTCACGCACATCGTCGCCATGGACGCCAGCAACGTGCAGGATCTGCTCGAGCTCGGCGCGCCCGAGCGGCGGCTCCGCCTCATGCGCTCCTACGACCCCGCCCACCGGGAAGGCCAGGCCCCCGACGTGCCCGACCCCTACTACGGTGGCGACGACGGCTTCGACCGGGTCTTCGACATGCTGCTGGCCGCCTGCGAGGGCCTGCTCGACGAGATCGCCGAGTTTAAGGGCGCTTCCGTACGCGAAGGCCCCTGA